The following coding sequences lie in one Musa acuminata AAA Group cultivar baxijiao chromosome BXJ3-1, Cavendish_Baxijiao_AAA, whole genome shotgun sequence genomic window:
- the LOC135628949 gene encoding uncharacterized protein LOC135628949 isoform X2, translating to MGAVTSLLYGAEDPSIAGMVLDSAFSNLYDLMMELVDVYKIRLPKFTIRMAVQYMRRIIQKRAKFDIMDLNAVQFAPKTFIPALFGHASDDIFIQPHHSDLIYEAYAGDKNIIKFEGDHNSPRPQFYYDSVSIFFYNVLQPPQIPSSCTSNFQRYYDLGELKAGAGTDESLLYEIITSLRAVNTDAACSSSAPGNSNGAGSTAKSVSELLSESVAHISIDNDLDFLVDEDNMITNIGGNSVNESNLQDFVVDKDNMATNMGGNSAEEPNMQEKRTGRDEECCSYSSSNRESWGRCSSLGGNSDGSSSAECTASTTSKHQMTLRALATPLRRIQRKSSAKPKNKKKGTAVSKKPKREKLEKGETLSQRLRLCILGRANHRRHQST from the exons ATGGGTGCTGTTACAAG CCTTCTTTATGGAGCAGAAGACCCCTCTATCGCTGGCATGGTGTTAGATAGTGCCTTTTCCAACTTATATGATCTTATGATGGAGCTTGTAGATGTTTATAAAATCCGGCTTCCTAAGTTTACG ATCAGAATGGCTGTTCAGTACATGCGACGAATTATTCAGAAGAGGGCTAAATTTGATATCATGGATCTAAATGCTGTACAG TTTGCACCGAAGACCTTTATTCCAGCATTGTTTGGACATGCTTCTGATGACATATTTATTCAGCCCCATCACTCGGATCTGATATACGAGGCATATGCG GGTGACAAGAATATTATCAAATTTGAGGGTGATCACAACTCACCCAGACCGCAGTTCTATTATGATTCTGTTTCTATTTTCTTCTATAATGTCTTACAACCCCCGCAAATTCCTTCAAGTTGCACAAGTAACTTTCAGAGGTACTATGATCTAGGAGAACTAAAGGCTGGTGCAGGCACAGATGAG AGTCTGCTGTACGAAATCATCACTAGCCTCCGTGCGGTTAATACCGATGCAGCATGTTCCTCATCAGCTCCTGGGAATTCAAATGGTGCAG GTTCAACTGCAAAATCAGTCAGTGAACTGTTATCAGAAAGCGTAGCTCATATATCCATCGATAATGACTTG GATTTCCTTGTTGATGAAGACAATATGATTACCAACATAGGAGGTAACAGTGTCAATGAATCTAATTTACAG GATTTCGTTGTTGATAAAGATAATATGGCTACCAACATGGGAGGTAACAGTGCCGAAGAACCCAATATGcag GAGAAAAGAACTGGACGAGATGAGGAATGCTGCTCCTATTCGAGTTCCAATAGAGAGAGCTGGGGCAGGTGCTCGTCTTTGGGAGGTAATAGTGATGGGTCATCCTCTGCAGAGTGCACAGCAAGTACCACCAGCAAACACCAG ATGACACTGAGAGCCCTAGCCACACCGCTGAGACGGATACAACGGAAATCTTCTGCTAAGccgaagaataagaaaaagggcACGGCGGTATCCAAGAAACCAAAGCGTGAGAAGCTGGAGAAGGGTGAAACACTAAGTCAGCGGTTGCGTCTTTGCATCCTGGGGCGAGCCAACCACAGACGACATCAATCAACCTGA
- the LOC135628949 gene encoding uncharacterized protein LOC135628949 isoform X1, with protein sequence MIEQFINFVIRPPRAEYNPDQYLWESEFTLAGRKYKRLDWQLTNGRGHTLQCSHYVPSFVPESTALPCVIYCHGNSGCRADANEAAVILLPSNITVFTLDFSGSGLSGGDYVSLGWHEKDDLKTAVSFLRSNKQVSCIGLWGRSMGAVTSLLYGAEDPSIAGMVLDSAFSNLYDLMMELVDVYKIRLPKFTIRMAVQYMRRIIQKRAKFDIMDLNAVQFAPKTFIPALFGHASDDIFIQPHHSDLIYEAYAGDKNIIKFEGDHNSPRPQFYYDSVSIFFYNVLQPPQIPSSCTSNFQRYYDLGELKAGAGTDESLLYEIITSLRAVNTDAACSSSAPGNSNGAGSTAKSVSELLSESVAHISIDNDLDFLVDEDNMITNIGGNSVNESNLQDFVVDKDNMATNMGGNSAEEPNMQEKRTGRDEECCSYSSSNRESWGRCSSLGGNSDGSSSAECTASTTSKHQMTLRALATPLRRIQRKSSAKPKNKKKGTAVSKKPKREKLEKGETLSQRLRLCILGRANHRRHQST encoded by the exons ATGATTGAACAATTCATCAACTTTGTGATACGGCCTCCTAG GGCGGAGTATAATCCAGATCAATACCTATGGGAATCAGAATTCACTCTTGCAGGCAGAAAATACAAACGCCTAGA CTGGCAGCTTACAAATGGACGCGGTCACACCTTGCAGTGCAGTCACTATGTTCCCTCTTTTGTACCAGAAAGTACTGCTCTTCCTTGTGTCATATACTGCCATGGGAATAG TGGATGTAGAGCTGATGCAAATGAAGCCGCTGTAATCCTTCTTCCTTCAAATATTACTGTCTTCACTCTTGACTTTTCAGGCTCAGGTCTATCCGGGGGTGACTATGTCAGCCTTGGTTGGCATGAG AAAGATGATCTTAAAACTGCGGTTTCTTTTCTTCGGAGCAACAAACAAGTTTCTTGTATTGGACTTTGGGGGCGATCTATGGGTGCTGTTACAAG CCTTCTTTATGGAGCAGAAGACCCCTCTATCGCTGGCATGGTGTTAGATAGTGCCTTTTCCAACTTATATGATCTTATGATGGAGCTTGTAGATGTTTATAAAATCCGGCTTCCTAAGTTTACG ATCAGAATGGCTGTTCAGTACATGCGACGAATTATTCAGAAGAGGGCTAAATTTGATATCATGGATCTAAATGCTGTACAG TTTGCACCGAAGACCTTTATTCCAGCATTGTTTGGACATGCTTCTGATGACATATTTATTCAGCCCCATCACTCGGATCTGATATACGAGGCATATGCG GGTGACAAGAATATTATCAAATTTGAGGGTGATCACAACTCACCCAGACCGCAGTTCTATTATGATTCTGTTTCTATTTTCTTCTATAATGTCTTACAACCCCCGCAAATTCCTTCAAGTTGCACAAGTAACTTTCAGAGGTACTATGATCTAGGAGAACTAAAGGCTGGTGCAGGCACAGATGAG AGTCTGCTGTACGAAATCATCACTAGCCTCCGTGCGGTTAATACCGATGCAGCATGTTCCTCATCAGCTCCTGGGAATTCAAATGGTGCAG GTTCAACTGCAAAATCAGTCAGTGAACTGTTATCAGAAAGCGTAGCTCATATATCCATCGATAATGACTTG GATTTCCTTGTTGATGAAGACAATATGATTACCAACATAGGAGGTAACAGTGTCAATGAATCTAATTTACAG GATTTCGTTGTTGATAAAGATAATATGGCTACCAACATGGGAGGTAACAGTGCCGAAGAACCCAATATGcag GAGAAAAGAACTGGACGAGATGAGGAATGCTGCTCCTATTCGAGTTCCAATAGAGAGAGCTGGGGCAGGTGCTCGTCTTTGGGAGGTAATAGTGATGGGTCATCCTCTGCAGAGTGCACAGCAAGTACCACCAGCAAACACCAG ATGACACTGAGAGCCCTAGCCACACCGCTGAGACGGATACAACGGAAATCTTCTGCTAAGccgaagaataagaaaaagggcACGGCGGTATCCAAGAAACCAAAGCGTGAGAAGCTGGAGAAGGGTGAAACACTAAGTCAGCGGTTGCGTCTTTGCATCCTGGGGCGAGCCAACCACAGACGACATCAATCAACCTGA